The Irregularibacter muris genome has a window encoding:
- a CDS encoding SDR family oxidoreductase encodes MLLVTGITGHTGRYFLQELIDHKYEGPIRCIVRETSDTSMLDNSGLNIEKVYGDLNNKEFVRKAVNGVDNIMHIYNIHHSPMIVEAAIENNVKRAILVHTTGIYSNFKYASQDYKNIEKKVTEMTADPNCPTKVTILRPTMIYGDLCDSNMSKFIKMIDKLRILPVINGGKSLIQPVNARDLGKAFYTVLISPEKTAGKAYDLSGEKPLKMIEVFKMISDMINKKTTFVSVPLGFGVVLAQIAKVLTLGKIDYVERVQRMGEDRSYPHAEAKKDFDYNPMSFEEGIQLEVNQYLKK; translated from the coding sequence ATGTTATTAGTGACAGGGATTACAGGACATACAGGAAGATATTTCTTACAAGAACTTATTGATCATAAATATGAAGGACCAATCCGCTGCATCGTTAGGGAAACATCTGACACTTCAATGTTAGATAACAGCGGATTAAATATTGAGAAGGTTTATGGAGATCTCAACAACAAGGAGTTCGTAAGAAAAGCTGTCAATGGAGTAGACAATATCATGCACATTTATAACATCCATCATTCACCGATGATTGTGGAAGCAGCTATCGAGAACAATGTGAAACGAGCAATCTTAGTACATACAACAGGTATATATTCAAACTTTAAATATGCTTCTCAAGACTATAAAAATATTGAGAAGAAAGTCACAGAAATGACTGCAGATCCAAACTGCCCCACAAAAGTCACGATTCTTAGGCCAACGATGATCTATGGTGATCTTTGTGACAGCAATATGAGTAAGTTTATAAAGATGATAGATAAATTGAGAATACTGCCAGTCATTAACGGCGGCAAGAGTTTAATACAGCCAGTTAATGCTAGAGACTTGGGAAAAGCATTCTATACAGTTCTCATATCTCCTGAAAAAACAGCTGGAAAAGCATATGACTTATCAGGTGAAAAACCTCTAAAGATGATAGAAGTTTTTAAGATGATAAGCGATATGATCAATAAGAAAACAACATTTGTCAGTGTTCCTTTAGGGTTTGGGGTTGTACTTGCCCAAATTGCTAAAGTGCTGACTCTTGGGAAAATAGATTATGTAGAAAGAGTTCAACGTATGGGTGAAGACAGAAGTTATCCTCATGCTGAAGCCAAGAAAGATTTCGACTATAATCCGATGAGTTTTGAAGAGGGCATTCAACTTGAAGTGAATCAGTATTTAAAGAAGTAA
- a CDS encoding glycosyltransferase family 4 protein, which yields MKIAVLSSHTSSLFWFRMDMMKDFIKHGHSVIALGPEPESNWKSKFEENGIHYKQLFVERNGINPFSDLETYRELKQFMKEERPDKIFAYQAKTVVYGSLAAKANGINEVYPLIAGLGSIFRGEGLKNKIIKTIMKTEYRLACNASKKVFFQNNDDKNEFVNNGLIKEDKIVIINGSGVNLEKFRPESLPDTPAFLFIGRLIKDKGVMEYLEACKRIKIEYPEVRCLLVGPYDSNPSALQPEELQPFIDESIIEYFGEQTDVRPYLKQCSTYILPSYHEGTPKTVLEAMAIGRPIITSDAPGCRETVTDGYNGFLVSIKDVNGLVDKMRVLIEDRETNRIMAERSLKLAKEKYDVKLVNKSIMKTMELL from the coding sequence ATGAAAATAGCTGTACTCTCAAGCCATACGTCATCACTATTTTGGTTTCGTATGGATATGATGAAAGATTTTATAAAACATGGACATTCTGTCATAGCTTTAGGACCAGAACCTGAATCAAACTGGAAGAGCAAGTTTGAGGAAAATGGAATTCATTATAAGCAACTCTTTGTGGAAAGAAATGGCATAAATCCGTTTAGTGATTTAGAAACTTATCGAGAGCTTAAGCAGTTTATGAAAGAAGAGAGGCCAGACAAAATATTTGCATACCAAGCAAAAACTGTAGTTTACGGAAGTCTGGCAGCAAAAGCTAATGGCATTAATGAAGTATATCCACTGATAGCGGGTCTTGGATCGATTTTCAGAGGAGAAGGGCTTAAAAACAAAATAATCAAAACAATAATGAAGACAGAATATCGTTTGGCATGTAATGCAAGCAAGAAGGTGTTTTTCCAAAATAATGATGATAAAAATGAGTTTGTAAATAACGGACTTATTAAAGAAGATAAAATCGTGATTATAAATGGATCTGGTGTGAACCTTGAGAAGTTTAGACCAGAATCATTGCCTGATACACCAGCATTCTTGTTTATAGGTAGACTAATAAAAGATAAAGGTGTTATGGAGTATTTAGAGGCTTGCAAGAGAATTAAGATTGAATATCCTGAAGTAAGGTGTTTACTTGTTGGGCCTTATGATAGCAATCCATCAGCATTACAACCAGAAGAGTTGCAGCCTTTTATAGACGAAAGTATTATCGAGTATTTTGGAGAACAGACCGATGTTAGGCCTTATTTGAAACAGTGTAGCACTTATATATTACCTTCGTATCATGAAGGAACACCTAAGACTGTCCTTGAAGCCATGGCAATAGGACGACCAATTATAACCAGTGATGCTCCAGGATGTAGGGAAACTGTAACAGATGGATACAATGGGTTCCTTGTGTCTATTAAAGATGTAAATGGGTTAGTTGATAAGATGAGAGTCCTAATAGAAGATCGAGAAACAAATAGGATTATGGCAGAACGCAGTTTGAAACTTGCTAAAGAAAAGTATGATGTGAAATTAGTCAATAAATCTATTATGAAAACTATGGAATTATTATAG
- a CDS encoding nucleotide sugar dehydrogenase, which produces MNLFEKIKNREEKISLVGLGYVGMPIAVAFAKKAEVIGFDISTDKVELYKKGIDPTKEVGDDVIKDTIVEFTADETKLKEAKFHIVAVPTPVNADHTPNLKPVESASRTVGRNLTKGSIVVFESTVYPGVTEEICIPILEKESGMKCGEDFKVGYSPERINPGDKVHRLETIVKVVSGMDEESLDIIAKVYELVVDAGVHRAESIKVAEAAKVIENSQRDINIAFMNELSIIFSKMGIDTKAVLKAAGTKWNFLNFFPGLVGGHCIGVDPYYLTYKAEQLGYHSQIILSGRRINDDMGKYVVENLIKNLIKADVPVKDARVAILGFTFKENCPDTRNTRVIDIVNELKEYGINPMIADPEADAEEAKHEYGIVFDSVEDIKEMDAIVVAVGHDQFLRFTQKDFNNMFKEGSNESKVLLDIKGILDRKAYEVAGYKYWRL; this is translated from the coding sequence ATGAACTTATTTGAAAAAATCAAAAACAGAGAAGAAAAAATTTCACTTGTAGGTCTTGGTTATGTTGGAATGCCAATTGCAGTAGCATTTGCTAAAAAGGCAGAGGTTATTGGATTCGATATTAGTACGGACAAAGTTGAGTTATATAAAAAAGGCATCGATCCAACTAAAGAGGTTGGAGATGATGTGATAAAAGATACAATTGTAGAGTTCACAGCAGATGAGACTAAGCTTAAAGAAGCCAAATTTCACATCGTTGCAGTTCCGACCCCTGTAAATGCTGATCATACACCAAACTTAAAACCAGTAGAATCAGCAAGCAGAACAGTTGGACGAAATCTTACTAAAGGATCAATTGTTGTATTTGAATCTACTGTTTACCCAGGTGTTACAGAAGAAATCTGTATTCCAATTCTTGAAAAAGAGTCTGGAATGAAATGTGGTGAAGATTTCAAAGTAGGATACTCTCCTGAGAGAATCAATCCTGGTGATAAAGTACATAGACTTGAGACAATCGTAAAAGTTGTATCCGGTATGGATGAAGAGTCTCTTGATATTATAGCAAAAGTGTACGAGCTAGTAGTTGATGCCGGAGTACATAGAGCAGAGTCAATTAAAGTTGCTGAAGCTGCAAAGGTTATTGAGAATTCACAGAGAGATATTAATATAGCATTTATGAATGAGCTTTCTATCATTTTTAGTAAGATGGGAATTGATACAAAGGCAGTTCTAAAAGCTGCAGGCACAAAGTGGAACTTCCTAAACTTCTTCCCTGGACTAGTTGGTGGACATTGTATTGGCGTAGATCCATACTACCTCACATACAAAGCTGAACAACTAGGATACCATTCACAAATTATCCTTTCAGGTAGAAGAATCAATGATGATATGGGGAAATATGTGGTTGAGAATTTAATAAAAAATCTCATTAAAGCAGATGTCCCAGTAAAAGATGCAAGAGTTGCTATTCTCGGCTTTACGTTCAAAGAAAACTGTCCTGATACGAGAAATACGAGAGTTATCGATATTGTCAACGAGCTAAAAGAATATGGAATCAATCCGATGATTGCAGATCCGGAGGCAGATGCTGAGGAAGCAAAACATGAGTATGGCATTGTATTTGATTCAGTAGAAGATATAAAAGAGATGGATGCAATAGTTGTAGCTGTTGGCCATGACCAGTTCTTAAGATTTACTCAAAAAGATTTTAATAATATGTTTAAAGAAGGATCTAATGAAAGCAAAGTATTGCTCGATATCAAAGGAATCTTAGATAGAAAAGCATACGAAGTAGCAGGATATAAATACTGGAGACTTTAA
- a CDS encoding sugar transferase — MVYLKIKRLIDIILSTLGLILLSPVFLVLIIAIKVDSPGPVLFKQKRVGTHKIHFHILKFRTMRIDTPKDTPTHLLENPDQWITTVGKFLRKTSLDELPQIINTFKGEMSIIGPRPALWNQYDLIEERDKYGANDVPVGLTGWAQINGRDELEIDVKATLDGEYAEKMGLLMDMRCFFGTIFSVLRSDGVVEGGTGTKKADKESVKQ; from the coding sequence ATGGTTTATTTAAAGATCAAAAGATTAATAGATATCATACTTTCAACACTGGGACTTATCTTATTATCTCCTGTTTTTTTAGTACTCATTATAGCAATCAAGGTTGACTCCCCTGGACCTGTCCTCTTTAAACAGAAGAGAGTCGGGACCCATAAGATTCATTTTCATATATTGAAGTTTAGAACCATGAGAATCGATACACCGAAGGACACACCAACGCATCTTCTTGAAAATCCGGACCAGTGGATTACAACGGTAGGTAAGTTCCTACGTAAAACATCTCTGGATGAGCTACCGCAGATCATCAATACCTTTAAGGGTGAGATGAGTATCATTGGACCTCGTCCAGCGCTCTGGAACCAGTATGATCTGATTGAAGAAAGAGATAAGTACGGTGCTAATGATGTGCCGGTTGGTCTTACAGGCTGGGCGCAGATTAATGGTAGAGATGAACTTGAGATTGATGTTAAGGCTACACTTGATGGAGAATACGCTGAGAAGATGGGACTTCTGATGGATATGAGATGCTTCTTCGGGACAATATTTAGTGTTCTTAGAAGTGATGGTGTTGTTGAAGGTGGGACTGGAACAAAGAAAGCTGATAAAGAGTCAGTGAAACAGTAG
- a CDS encoding type II secretion system protein: MCNGTKSAHGKIYVDGFTLIELIMVITILAILVLIAIPFFLGYVKAAKEEVCNANCPQLDRKYQMYLLMEEAKHTEIIFDKFMQEHSIETCPDNGAIDYKDGKVQCEVHCKHNDENSGNDDGSTPFI; encoded by the coding sequence ATGTGTAATGGTACTAAAAGTGCACATGGCAAGATTTATGTTGATGGATTTACTCTAATAGAGTTGATAATGGTAATTACTATTTTAGCCATTTTAGTTCTCATAGCAATACCGTTTTTTCTAGGATATGTAAAAGCTGCTAAAGAGGAAGTTTGTAATGCTAATTGCCCACAGTTAGATAGGAAGTATCAGATGTATTTGCTTATGGAAGAAGCAAAACATACAGAAATTATTTTTGATAAGTTTATGCAGGAACATAGCATAGAAACATGTCCAGATAATGGTGCTATTGATTATAAGGATGGTAAAGTTCAGTGTGAAGTTCATTGCAAACACAATGATGAAAACAGTGGTAACGATGATGGTAGCACTCCTTTTATATGA